Proteins co-encoded in one Sinobacterium norvegicum genomic window:
- a CDS encoding HAD-IA family hydrolase, which translates to MSRLPLAAVLFDLDGTVLDTAKDFEWVLNQQLATHQRESVSYEKLRSVVSHGARAMVSLGFDIQQDAPGFEALRQEFLALYQQHLCHRSKLFDGMQEVLDWCVEQRLPMAIVTNKPSTFTLALLDKLELSHYFTSVVCPDDVSQAKPSPEPLLLAAEQLQVNAKQCLYIGDHIRDIDAGRAANMSTMACRYGYIEDDDSADNWLADMVIDHPLEIIQHCQQQLSALLPE; encoded by the coding sequence ATGAGTCGCCTACCATTAGCAGCAGTGTTATTCGATCTCGATGGTACGGTGCTCGATACTGCCAAAGATTTTGAATGGGTGCTCAATCAGCAATTAGCGACACACCAACGCGAGAGTGTCAGCTATGAAAAATTGCGCAGCGTCGTCTCGCACGGTGCCCGCGCAATGGTCAGCCTCGGCTTTGACATCCAACAAGACGCACCGGGCTTTGAAGCCTTGCGCCAGGAATTCCTAGCACTTTACCAGCAGCACTTATGTCATCGCAGCAAGTTGTTCGACGGCATGCAGGAAGTCTTAGACTGGTGCGTCGAGCAGCGACTACCCATGGCAATTGTGACCAACAAGCCCTCGACATTCACCCTGGCGCTACTCGACAAACTTGAGCTCAGTCATTACTTTACCAGCGTCGTCTGCCCCGACGACGTCAGCCAAGCCAAACCCAGCCCGGAGCCATTACTACTGGCCGCGGAGCAGCTGCAGGTAAATGCCAAGCAATGTCTCTATATTGGCGATCACATCCGAGATATCGATGCCGGCCGAGCAGCGAATATGTCGACAATGGCCTGCCGCTACGGCTATATCGAGGACGACGACAGCGCCGACAACTGGCTGGCCGATATGGTTATCGACCACCCCCTCGAGATTATTCAACACTGCCAGCAACAGCTATCAGCACTATTACCGGAATAA
- the gyrA gene encoding DNA topoisomerase (ATP-hydrolyzing) subunit A, translated as MGEIAKEIFPVNIEDEMKQSYLDYAMSVIVGRALPDVRDGLKPVHRRVLFAMSVLNNDYNKAYKKSARVVGDVIGKYHPHGDSAVYEAIVRMAQPFSLRYMLVDGQGNFGSVDGDSAAAMRYTEIRMRKITHEILADLDKETVDYVENYDGTELIPAVMPTKIPNLLVNGSSGIAVGMATNIPPHNLSEVISGCLAMIANSDITVDELMEHIPGPDFPTAAIINGRAGIIQAYRTGRGRIRIRARAEVETNSKGREAIIITELPYQLNKARLIEKIAELVKEKKVEGISELRDESDKDGLRVVIEIKRGEMGDVVLNNLYAQTQLEAVFGINTVALVDGQPRILNLKELLEHFLLHRREVVTRRTVYLLRKARERGHILEGLAVAISNIDPVIAAIKASANTAEAREALIGVGWQLGNVAQMLEKAGETACRPEDLPEEYGYRDGKYYLSPVQVQAILDLRLQKLTGMEHDKLIAEYQERLLQIAEYLHILASSERLLEVITEELEQIRDEFGDERRTEITASTHDLTVEDLIPEEDRVVTISHGGYAKTQPLSDYQAQRRGGTGKSATAVKDDDFVEHLLIASTHDTILCFSNAGKVYWLKVFHIPVAGRNARGRPVVNLLPLDEGERITSILPVSEYREDQFVVMATGFGTIKKTALTNFSRQRSSGLIAVNLDEGDALVGTAITNGDDDIMLISDAGKVVRFHESNLRPLGRTSRGVRGIKMDEANRVISLMIPAQGGRMLSVSENGYGKQTAMEDFPTKGRGNMGVIGQQCSDRNGNLVGAVQVFEGDELMLISNQGTMIRSRTTEISVLSRNTQGVRLIRLKDGEKLVSVARIEEPDEDELALLEEEHQAAAAEATPVATGDAIDGEATADDDAE; from the coding sequence ATGGGCGAAATAGCTAAAGAGATTTTCCCGGTTAACATCGAAGATGAGATGAAGCAATCCTACCTCGATTATGCCATGAGCGTTATCGTTGGTCGTGCACTTCCCGATGTTAGAGACGGTCTAAAGCCAGTACACCGCCGCGTTTTATTCGCGATGAGCGTGCTCAATAACGATTATAATAAAGCCTACAAAAAATCGGCCCGTGTGGTCGGCGACGTGATTGGTAAATATCACCCCCACGGCGACTCCGCTGTTTATGAAGCCATTGTTCGTATGGCGCAGCCGTTCTCGCTGCGCTATATGTTGGTCGATGGTCAGGGTAACTTTGGTTCTGTCGATGGAGATAGTGCGGCAGCCATGCGTTATACGGAAATCCGTATGCGTAAGATTACCCACGAAATTCTCGCCGATCTCGATAAAGAGACGGTCGATTACGTTGAAAACTACGACGGCACCGAGCTTATTCCCGCCGTTATGCCGACCAAAATCCCCAACCTGTTGGTCAATGGTTCATCCGGTATCGCCGTTGGTATGGCGACCAATATTCCGCCGCACAACCTCAGTGAGGTGATCAGCGGTTGTTTGGCAATGATTGCAAACAGCGACATTACCGTCGATGAGCTTATGGAGCATATTCCAGGGCCCGATTTCCCGACCGCCGCCATCATCAACGGCCGTGCCGGTATTATTCAGGCTTATCGCACCGGCCGCGGCCGTATCCGTATTCGCGCCCGCGCTGAGGTAGAAACCAACAGTAAAGGCCGAGAGGCTATCATCATTACTGAGCTTCCCTATCAGCTCAACAAGGCACGTTTGATTGAGAAAATTGCCGAGTTGGTGAAAGAGAAGAAAGTAGAGGGTATCAGCGAGCTTCGCGACGAATCGGATAAGGATGGCCTGCGCGTCGTCATCGAAATTAAACGTGGTGAAATGGGTGATGTTGTTCTCAACAACCTCTATGCTCAGACGCAACTGGAAGCCGTATTTGGTATTAATACTGTTGCTCTAGTCGATGGCCAGCCCCGTATTTTGAACCTCAAAGAGTTGCTTGAGCATTTCTTGCTGCACCGCCGTGAAGTCGTCACTCGTCGCACCGTGTATTTGTTGCGAAAAGCGCGTGAGCGTGGCCATATTCTTGAAGGTTTGGCTGTTGCTATTTCTAATATTGATCCGGTCATTGCAGCCATTAAAGCATCGGCGAACACTGCCGAGGCCCGTGAGGCGCTAATCGGTGTTGGTTGGCAGCTCGGTAACGTCGCCCAGATGCTGGAGAAGGCGGGTGAAACAGCCTGTCGTCCAGAGGACTTGCCGGAAGAGTACGGTTACCGTGACGGTAAGTATTATCTCTCGCCTGTTCAGGTTCAGGCTATCTTGGACTTACGTCTTCAGAAGCTAACCGGTATGGAGCATGACAAGCTGATTGCAGAATACCAAGAGCGACTGTTGCAGATTGCTGAATACCTCCACATTCTTGCCAGCAGCGAGCGTTTGTTGGAAGTGATTACAGAAGAGCTGGAGCAAATTCGCGACGAGTTCGGTGACGAGCGCCGTACGGAAATCACCGCCTCTACCCACGACTTAACCGTTGAAGACCTGATTCCAGAAGAAGATCGTGTGGTGACTATATCGCACGGCGGTTATGCCAAGACGCAGCCTTTGTCGGATTATCAAGCCCAGCGCCGCGGCGGCACAGGCAAGTCGGCGACAGCGGTCAAAGACGACGATTTTGTTGAGCACCTGTTGATTGCCAGCACCCACGATACCATTCTTTGTTTCAGTAATGCTGGCAAGGTTTACTGGCTGAAAGTTTTCCATATCCCCGTGGCAGGTCGTAACGCCCGTGGTCGTCCGGTGGTGAATTTACTGCCTTTGGATGAGGGTGAGCGTATTACCAGTATCCTGCCGGTGAGCGAGTATCGCGAAGACCAGTTCGTGGTCATGGCGACCGGTTTCGGCACCATTAAGAAGACAGCACTGACCAACTTCTCACGTCAACGCAGCAGTGGTTTGATTGCTGTTAACCTGGATGAGGGTGATGCCTTGGTCGGTACTGCTATTACCAATGGCGATGATGATATTATGTTGATCAGCGATGCCGGTAAGGTGGTTCGCTTCCATGAGTCCAACCTGCGTCCTCTCGGTCGTACCAGTCGCGGTGTTCGCGGTATTAAAATGGATGAGGCTAACCGCGTTATCTCATTGATGATTCCTGCGCAAGGCGGCCGTATGTTAAGTGTTAGTGAGAATGGCTACGGTAAGCAGACGGCGATGGAAGACTTCCCGACTAAGGGGCGTGGCAATATGGGCGTCATCGGTCAGCAATGCAGTGACCGTAACGGTAACCTCGTTGGTGCAGTTCAGGTCTTCGAGGGCGATGAGTTGATGCTAATCAGCAACCAAGGCACCATGATTCGTTCTCGTACCACCGAGATTTCGGTACTGAGCAGAAACACCCAAGGTGTGCGTTTGATCCGATTGAAAGACGGTGAAAAACTGGTCAGTGTCGCCCGTATCGAAGAGCCGGATGAGGACGAATTGGCGCTGTTAGAAGAAGAGCATCAAGCCGCTGCTGCTGAAGCAACGCCTGTTGCTACTGGTGACGCGATCGACGGTGAAGCTACGGCCGACGATGATGCAGAATAA
- a CDS encoding YciK family oxidoreductase produces the protein MSNVQTTMQNYQAPESLLQGKTILVTGAGDGIGRVAAITYAAHGATVILTGRTVEKLEKVYDEIEQAGGPQPAIYPIDFNGAIDDDYQQLANIIDSNFGQLDGVLHNAAQLGQMGPIESSHTGTWMQLMQVNVNAPYLLTRHLMPLLRAADNASIIFTSSSVGRQGRAYWGAYAASKFAIEGLMQTLADELENVSNIRSNSLNPGATNTAMRRLAYPSERPTNNPSPEQLMPCYLYLMGNDSLAVNGQALDAQKK, from the coding sequence ATGTCTAACGTCCAAACCACCATGCAAAACTATCAGGCACCAGAATCATTATTGCAGGGCAAAACAATTTTGGTCACCGGTGCCGGTGATGGCATCGGCCGTGTTGCCGCGATTACTTATGCTGCCCACGGTGCGACGGTGATTCTTACCGGCCGTACCGTCGAGAAGCTGGAAAAAGTATACGACGAGATTGAACAGGCTGGCGGCCCTCAGCCAGCGATCTACCCGATTGATTTCAATGGCGCCATCGATGATGACTACCAACAACTGGCCAATATCATCGACAGTAATTTTGGTCAACTTGATGGCGTGCTGCATAATGCCGCACAACTTGGTCAAATGGGGCCTATCGAGAGTTCCCACACTGGCACCTGGATGCAACTGATGCAGGTAAACGTCAACGCACCCTATCTGCTAACCCGTCATTTAATGCCGCTGCTCAGAGCCGCCGATAACGCCTCAATTATCTTTACCAGCTCAAGCGTGGGGCGACAGGGTCGAGCATACTGGGGGGCTTATGCCGCCAGTAAATTTGCCATCGAAGGGCTGATGCAAACCCTGGCCGACGAACTCGAGAATGTCAGCAATATTCGCAGCAACAGCTTAAACCCTGGCGCCACTAATACCGCCATGCGTCGCCTTGCCTACCCCTCGGAAAGACCCACCAACAACCCTTCGCCAGAACAACTCATGCCCTGTTATTTATATCTGATGGGGAATGACAGCCTGGCGGTTAACGGCCAGGCACTCGACGCCCAGAAAAAGTAG
- a CDS encoding TRZ/ATZ family hydrolase, translating into MTAHKIAVDTTISADWLAAVDQHNPAPSSGITERQTIAIDNGIIVAIGDSETILADYQGRQHHQLDQHLLIPGLINAHGHSAMTLLRGYADDYPLMEWLQQHIWPAEQQWVEESFVRDGSDLAIAEMLLGGTTCFSDMYFFPEQTAAACIDAGMRAQLCFPILDFPNNWSDNADDAIDKGLALASATTDSLISFAFGPHAPYTVGDDSMKKIVNLAKQHQLAVQIHCHETQHEVDDAIKETGKRPLQRLDELGLLSDNTQLVHMTALNDDDIAITQRSGASVIHCPESNLKLASGFCPVQQLHHRDINVAIGTDGAASNNDLDLLGELRTAALLAKAVASDASAVNTQQALAMATINGAKALGLDDKIGSLEIGKFADIVAIDMGTVTAQPVYNPLSQLIYGNNSAAINHVWVAGEQKVCNRQLTSLDADNIYQRACVWRDKIKKTS; encoded by the coding sequence ATGACTGCCCACAAAATCGCCGTCGACACGACTATTTCCGCCGACTGGCTGGCCGCCGTCGACCAACACAATCCGGCCCCCAGCAGCGGCATTACTGAACGACAAACCATCGCCATCGATAACGGCATAATTGTCGCCATAGGCGACAGCGAGACGATCCTGGCCGACTATCAAGGCCGGCAACACCATCAGCTCGACCAACACCTACTGATACCTGGCCTGATCAACGCCCATGGACACAGCGCTATGACTCTGCTGCGCGGCTATGCCGACGACTATCCGCTGATGGAGTGGCTGCAACAACACATTTGGCCGGCGGAACAACAGTGGGTAGAAGAGTCCTTCGTCCGCGACGGCAGCGATCTGGCCATTGCCGAGATGCTACTCGGCGGCACCACCTGTTTCAGTGACATGTATTTCTTCCCTGAACAGACCGCAGCCGCCTGTATTGATGCCGGCATGCGTGCCCAGCTCTGTTTTCCGATACTCGACTTCCCCAACAACTGGTCTGACAATGCCGATGACGCCATCGACAAAGGGCTTGCCCTGGCCAGCGCCACAACAGATTCTCTGATCAGCTTCGCCTTTGGCCCACACGCCCCGTATACCGTAGGTGATGACAGCATGAAAAAAATCGTCAACCTGGCCAAGCAACACCAACTTGCTGTCCAGATCCACTGCCACGAGACCCAGCATGAAGTCGACGATGCCATAAAAGAGACAGGCAAACGACCACTGCAACGCCTAGATGAGCTAGGCCTGCTCAGTGACAATACCCAACTGGTGCACATGACAGCACTCAATGATGACGACATCGCCATTACGCAACGCAGCGGCGCCAGCGTTATCCACTGCCCGGAATCCAACCTCAAGCTGGCCAGCGGCTTCTGCCCCGTCCAGCAATTGCATCATCGAGACATTAACGTCGCTATCGGCACCGACGGCGCCGCCAGCAACAACGACCTGGACTTGCTCGGCGAACTGCGCACCGCCGCCCTACTGGCCAAGGCTGTTGCCAGCGACGCCAGCGCCGTTAATACCCAACAGGCCCTGGCCATGGCTACCATCAACGGCGCCAAGGCACTGGGTCTGGATGATAAGATTGGCAGCCTGGAAATTGGTAAATTTGCCGATATAGTTGCGATAGACATGGGGACAGTCACCGCCCAACCGGTATACAATCCACTCTCACAATTAATTTACGGCAATAACAGCGCAGCGATTAACCATGTTTGGGTGGCTGGCGAACAAAAAGTTTGCAACCGCCAACTCACCTCGCTCGATGCCGACAATATTTATCAACGCGCCTGTGTTTGGCGAGACAAGATAAAAAAGACATCATGA
- a CDS encoding PQQ-dependent dehydrogenase, methanol/ethanol family, whose product MFKLQWIQCLPVLIYASIFACSAAVATESGGMGTGSVTTEKIIAADQYPNDWMSHGRDYSEQRYSPLTQIDAQSVKGLGLAWHYETRSNRGLEATPIVVDGVMYVSGVWSVVYALDAKTGEELWVYDPQVPREWGQFACCDAVNRGVAVYEGRVVVGTLDGRLVAIDSQTGDMLWETLTIDKKYPYTITGAPRVAKGKVFIGNGGAEYGVRGYVSAYDVDSGELAWRFFTVPGDPALGFENEAMANAAETWNGEWYQYGGGGTVWDSIVYDPELDQLYLGVGNGGPFDIDIRSPGGGDNLYVSSIVALNPDSGEYIWHYQQTPGDMWDYTSTQQIMLADMEVEGVSRKVIWQAPKNGFFFVVDRVSGKLISAEPYSAVNWATGYDLSTGRPMIDRDASDYRRGEKIVRPAHMGAHNWHPMAYNPVTDLVYIPVIEAMVPFRKVEDFAFLKGRWNTGIDMNEVPPGDTQFASLLTQKITGGRLVAWNPKTQQEAWGVQHPLSWNGGVLATAGQLVFQGTADQRFVAYRADNGEQLWQADTQTGVIAAPISYQIDGEQYVAVAASWGGILPLAMGVKPDSVASHGRILVYKLGADVALPSIALVNEYPEPPARMDVGAERIAEGKALYHNFCYGCHGTNAVSGGMIPDLRHLNSNYHDMFEQIVYDGALRGLGMVGFSDVMSKQEVESVHAYLIEEAHADAEYRQQPPWWRSLKAWFYGIGVSVVKLLTSLA is encoded by the coding sequence ATGTTCAAGCTTCAATGGATTCAGTGTTTACCGGTTCTAATTTACGCCAGTATCTTTGCCTGCAGTGCTGCCGTTGCGACAGAGTCTGGCGGCATGGGTACAGGTTCGGTGACGACTGAAAAAATCATTGCCGCCGATCAGTACCCAAATGACTGGATGTCTCACGGCCGAGATTATAGCGAGCAACGTTATAGCCCGTTGACGCAAATTGACGCTCAATCCGTTAAGGGCTTAGGCTTGGCCTGGCACTATGAGACGCGCTCAAACCGGGGCCTTGAGGCGACGCCAATTGTCGTCGATGGGGTGATGTATGTCAGCGGTGTCTGGAGTGTGGTCTATGCACTCGATGCCAAGACGGGTGAAGAGCTCTGGGTTTATGACCCGCAGGTGCCGCGAGAGTGGGGCCAGTTTGCCTGTTGTGATGCGGTTAACCGAGGGGTGGCTGTCTATGAGGGCAGGGTGGTTGTCGGCACACTCGATGGCCGCCTGGTGGCGATTGACTCGCAAACCGGCGATATGCTTTGGGAAACGCTGACCATTGATAAAAAGTACCCCTATACCATTACCGGTGCGCCGAGAGTAGCCAAGGGTAAGGTCTTTATCGGCAATGGCGGTGCCGAGTACGGTGTGCGTGGCTATGTCAGTGCCTATGATGTTGACAGCGGCGAATTGGCGTGGCGTTTCTTTACGGTGCCCGGTGATCCGGCGCTGGGCTTCGAGAACGAGGCGATGGCCAATGCCGCTGAAACATGGAATGGCGAATGGTATCAATACGGTGGCGGAGGGACGGTTTGGGATTCTATTGTCTACGACCCCGAATTGGATCAACTCTATCTTGGTGTTGGTAATGGTGGCCCATTTGATATTGATATCCGATCCCCTGGCGGCGGCGATAATCTTTATGTCAGTTCTATTGTTGCGTTAAACCCCGATTCCGGTGAGTACATTTGGCACTACCAGCAAACGCCGGGCGATATGTGGGATTACACCTCGACGCAGCAAATTATGCTGGCCGATATGGAGGTCGAAGGAGTGTCGCGCAAGGTCATTTGGCAGGCACCGAAAAACGGTTTTTTCTTTGTTGTTGACCGAGTCAGTGGCAAGTTGATATCGGCTGAGCCCTACAGCGCTGTTAACTGGGCAACAGGTTATGATCTCAGCACCGGTCGTCCGATGATCGATCGCGATGCCTCGGATTATCGTCGCGGCGAGAAAATAGTTCGTCCCGCTCATATGGGCGCGCACAACTGGCATCCAATGGCCTATAACCCGGTCACTGATTTGGTGTATATCCCGGTGATTGAGGCGATGGTGCCGTTTCGCAAGGTTGAAGACTTCGCATTCTTGAAGGGGCGCTGGAATACCGGTATCGATATGAATGAGGTGCCACCGGGCGATACCCAGTTTGCCAGCCTGTTGACGCAGAAGATTACCGGTGGTCGGCTGGTCGCTTGGAATCCCAAAACACAGCAGGAGGCCTGGGGTGTTCAGCACCCGCTGTCGTGGAACGGTGGGGTCTTGGCAACGGCCGGTCAGCTGGTCTTTCAAGGCACAGCCGATCAGCGCTTTGTTGCCTATCGTGCCGACAACGGCGAGCAGTTATGGCAGGCCGATACGCAGACAGGGGTCATCGCAGCACCAATCAGCTATCAAATTGATGGCGAACAGTATGTTGCCGTCGCTGCCAGCTGGGGAGGGATCTTACCTTTGGCAATGGGGGTGAAGCCAGACAGTGTTGCCAGTCATGGCCGTATTTTGGTGTATAAGCTGGGTGCCGATGTTGCGTTGCCCTCGATTGCCCTGGTTAACGAATATCCTGAGCCACCTGCGCGGATGGATGTGGGTGCGGAGCGCATTGCCGAGGGAAAGGCGTTGTATCATAACTTTTGCTATGGCTGCCATGGCACCAACGCTGTCTCTGGGGGGATGATTCCGGATCTGCGTCATCTCAACAGCAACTATCACGACATGTTTGAGCAAATTGTCTACGACGGTGCCTTGAGGGGATTGGGAATGGTCGGTTTCTCGGATGTTATGAGCAAACAAGAGGTTGAGTCGGTACATGCCTATTTGATCGAAGAGGCTCATGCCGATGCCGAATACCGTCAGCAGCCACCGTGGTGGCGCTCGCTGAAAGCGTGGTTCTACGGCATTGGTGTCAGCGTCGTCAAACTCTTAACCAGCCTCGCCTAA
- the ubiG gene encoding bifunctional 2-polyprenyl-6-hydroxyphenol methylase/3-demethylubiquinol 3-O-methyltransferase UbiG: MTETTANTDHNSNVDKAEVAKFEALASRWWDLTSEFKPLHEINPLRVNFIDEHSPVAGKKIIDVGCGGGILSEGLAQRGAEVTGIDMGEAPLNVARLHLHESKLDIDYQQSTAEAMAQHNAERFDVVACLEMLEHVPEPSSVIQACAAMAKPGGDLYFSTINRNPKSYLMSVVGAEYILKLLPKGTHDYAKFIRPSELALWVRQAGLELVDMIGLHYNPITKSYKLGDGVDVNYMIHVRKPK, encoded by the coding sequence ATGACCGAAACCACCGCGAACACCGACCATAACAGCAACGTCGACAAGGCCGAAGTGGCTAAATTTGAAGCCCTGGCCAGCCGTTGGTGGGACCTCACCAGCGAGTTTAAACCGCTGCACGAGATCAACCCACTGCGGGTGAACTTTATCGACGAGCACTCGCCCGTCGCTGGCAAGAAAATTATCGACGTGGGTTGCGGCGGCGGTATTTTATCTGAAGGCTTGGCGCAACGGGGTGCCGAGGTAACCGGTATTGATATGGGCGAGGCCCCACTTAATGTCGCCCGCCTGCATTTGCACGAATCAAAACTCGATATTGACTACCAACAGTCGACCGCCGAAGCGATGGCGCAGCACAACGCGGAACGCTTTGATGTCGTTGCCTGCCTCGAAATGCTGGAGCACGTGCCCGAGCCAAGCTCTGTCATTCAAGCCTGTGCCGCGATGGCCAAGCCGGGAGGCGACCTGTACTTTTCGACCATCAACCGTAATCCAAAGTCTTATTTAATGTCGGTTGTTGGCGCCGAATACATCCTCAAACTACTACCCAAGGGCACCCATGACTACGCTAAATTTATTCGCCCATCCGAACTTGCCCTATGGGTACGCCAAGCCGGGCTAGAGCTGGTTGATATGATTGGCCTGCATTACAACCCGATCACTAAAAGCTACAAGCTCGGTGACGGCGTCGATGTCAATTATATGATTCACGTCCGTAAACCAAAATGA